A stretch of the Tannerella serpentiformis genome encodes the following:
- a CDS encoding HU family DNA-binding protein gives MRDTELIAELAARLDREIPEVENMLDAFGQIVADRLADNDIVALEGWGQFELKKKAERYSADVESGKRYLLPPKLIPVFRPSSRLRTYIKNLDQA, from the coding sequence ATGAGAGATACAGAATTGATAGCCGAACTGGCCGCGCGCCTCGACCGGGAGATCCCCGAGGTGGAGAACATGCTGGACGCGTTCGGGCAAATCGTAGCCGACAGGCTTGCAGATAACGACATCGTTGCACTCGAGGGATGGGGGCAATTTGAACTCAAAAAGAAGGCGGAACGCTACTCGGCCGACGTCGAAAGTGGCAAACGCTACCTGCTACCCCCGAAATTGATCCCCGTTTTCAGACCTTCCTCCCGACTCAGAACGTACATCAAAAACTTAGATCAGGCATGA
- a CDS encoding phosphatase PAP2 family protein, whose protein sequence is MKRNTTKMLIKRALVPVALVFPLLLYAYDVKDKDDLQPTDSLLHDTGASQLSVKQLIVPASLVAYGIFEAAMMHGNRMLNYSIGHEVITHKPAKFRIDDYTQYVPAASVYVLNLAGGKGRHGFKDRTVILVMASLFTAVTVNELKYTVREQRPDKSGRNSFPSGHTAAAFMGAEFLWQEYKDVSPWYGIGGYVIAAGTGALRAWNNKHWVWDVVFGAGLGML, encoded by the coding sequence GTGAAACGTAATACAACAAAAATGTTAATAAAGAGAGCCTTAGTGCCTGTTGCATTGGTCTTTCCTCTGTTGTTGTATGCCTATGATGTAAAGGATAAGGACGATTTACAACCGACAGATAGCCTGTTGCACGACACCGGCGCGTCGCAACTTTCAGTAAAGCAGCTGATAGTTCCGGCCTCGCTGGTGGCATACGGCATATTCGAAGCCGCGATGATGCACGGGAACAGGATGCTGAACTATAGCATAGGTCACGAGGTCATCACCCACAAACCTGCAAAGTTCAGGATTGACGACTATACGCAGTATGTTCCGGCTGCAAGTGTCTATGTCCTGAATCTTGCCGGGGGCAAAGGACGGCACGGCTTCAAGGACAGGACTGTCATATTGGTTATGGCGAGCCTGTTTACCGCAGTGACAGTCAACGAGCTGAAATACACGGTGCGCGAGCAACGCCCTGACAAATCCGGGAGAAATTCGTTCCCGTCGGGACATACAGCCGCAGCCTTTATGGGAGCGGAGTTCCTGTGGCAGGAATACAAAGACGTGTCGCCTTGGTATGGCATCGGCGGATATGTGATAGCCGCCGGAACAGGGGCGTTAAGGGCGTGGAACAACAAGCATTGGGTCTGGGATGTCGTTTTCGGCGCAGGTTTGGGAATGTTATGA
- a CDS encoding Fur family transcriptional regulator, whose protein sequence is MIVFRAMYELHDTFSLTDLENTLDSVDKSTLFRTLSLFAQHHLVHKIEDGSGSTKYCLCRNDHVCRVDELHCHFYCESCHKTYCLDHTYIPMVHYPKGFELHSVDYLLKGLCPDCRNKRLD, encoded by the coding sequence ATCATCGTGTTTCGTGCCATGTATGAGCTTCATGACACGTTCAGCCTGACAGACTTGGAAAACACATTGGACAGCGTGGATAAATCCACACTGTTCAGAACTTTGTCGCTCTTTGCGCAACACCATCTTGTCCATAAGATAGAAGACGGAAGCGGCTCGACAAAATACTGCTTATGCCGCAATGACCATGTGTGCAGAGTCGATGAACTGCATTGTCATTTCTACTGTGAGAGTTGCCATAAAACATACTGTCTCGACCATACCTATATTCCGATGGTGCATTATCCGAAAGGATTTGAGTTGCATAGTGTCGATTATTTATTGAAAGGTCTTTGCCCTGATTGCCGAAACAAGAGACTCGACTGA
- a CDS encoding heavy metal translocating P-type ATPase: protein MELVVKKEQKIKVIRIITSIVLLMAAYIPAIPEEIHIGLCAIAYVIIGADIVYAALRNLCKGQFFDENFLMTIATVGAFAIGEYPEAVAVMMFYQIGELSSDIAVERSRASIAALMDIRPDYANIEKEGNLTRVSPSDVPVGSIIVVKPGEKIPLDGKIISGSTTLDTAALTGESLPREVSEGDTVISGSLNLTGVLHIRTSGTFGESTVAKILDLVENADTSKAKSEKFITRFAHYYTPAVVAVAALLTLVPPLIAGGEWLVWLNRSLIFLVISCPCALVVSVPLTFFAGIGGASRKGILVKGSNYLEMMTHIKTVVFDKTGTLTRGNFSVTAIHPQMLSEHELIKLAALAESFSDHPLSVSIRDACNLPLDKTRVTGYENIAGEGIVAIIDNGKVYAGNEKLMSRAGVTPRSCKKTGTIVHVAVDSVYMGHIVVSDTLKPQSVETIARLKASGVGKTIMLTGDRSDVAKDIAEKVNIDEFHAELLPIDKVRFVEALCKEHARSPIAFVGDGINDAPVIKLADIGIAMGAVGSDAAIEAADIVLMNDNPMNIVEGMMIARKTLSIVKQNIVFAIGIKLLMLLLGALGVVNMWAAVFADVGVTILAILNALRSIRVSNVLKQ from the coding sequence ATGGAATTGGTTGTGAAAAAAGAGCAAAAAATCAAAGTGATACGCATCATTACGAGCATCGTTTTGCTAATGGCGGCATATATTCCGGCTATTCCGGAAGAGATTCACATCGGATTATGCGCCATCGCCTATGTCATAATCGGTGCGGACATAGTTTATGCAGCCTTGCGCAATTTGTGTAAAGGTCAGTTTTTCGATGAGAATTTCCTCATGACTATTGCGACCGTCGGAGCATTTGCCATCGGTGAATACCCCGAAGCGGTGGCAGTGATGATGTTCTATCAGATTGGGGAACTTTCCTCCGATATAGCGGTGGAACGGAGCAGGGCTTCGATTGCGGCATTGATGGATATCCGTCCGGATTATGCCAATATTGAGAAAGAGGGAAATCTAACACGGGTGTCTCCATCGGATGTCCCGGTCGGCAGTATCATAGTAGTAAAACCGGGAGAGAAAATACCATTGGACGGAAAGATAATCTCCGGAAGTACGACTCTCGACACGGCGGCGTTGACAGGTGAAAGCCTTCCGCGTGAGGTTTCCGAAGGCGATACCGTTATCAGCGGAAGTCTGAATCTCACAGGTGTTCTGCATATCCGCACATCGGGGACATTTGGAGAATCGACTGTCGCGAAAATCCTCGATTTGGTAGAAAACGCGGATACTAGCAAGGCGAAGAGTGAAAAGTTCATAACCCGTTTCGCGCACTATTATACACCTGCTGTCGTGGCTGTGGCTGCATTGCTCACCTTGGTTCCTCCGCTGATTGCGGGCGGCGAATGGCTTGTCTGGTTAAACCGTTCCCTGATTTTCCTAGTGATTTCCTGCCCCTGCGCACTGGTCGTGTCCGTCCCGCTGACGTTCTTTGCCGGAATAGGCGGAGCATCAAGAAAGGGCATCCTTGTAAAAGGCTCCAACTATCTGGAAATGATGACGCATATAAAAACAGTCGTGTTCGACAAGACCGGGACTCTGACAAGAGGCAATTTCTCAGTCACTGCCATACATCCCCAAATGTTATCGGAACATGAGCTTATAAAATTGGCTGCATTGGCGGAAAGTTTTTCCGACCATCCCTTGTCGGTATCGATACGGGATGCCTGCAATCTGCCATTGGACAAAACAAGAGTGACCGGTTATGAGAACATTGCAGGCGAAGGAATCGTGGCAATCATTGACAATGGCAAAGTTTATGCCGGAAACGAAAAACTTATGTCGCGTGCCGGTGTGACGCCCCGGTCATGCAAAAAGACAGGTACCATTGTCCATGTCGCCGTAGACAGCGTTTATATGGGACATATCGTCGTTTCCGATACCCTAAAGCCGCAATCCGTCGAGACCATCGCAAGGCTGAAAGCCTCCGGAGTTGGAAAAACAATCATGCTTACGGGTGACCGCAGTGATGTGGCCAAAGATATTGCCGAAAAAGTGAACATAGATGAGTTCCATGCCGAACTGCTGCCGATAGACAAGGTGAGGTTTGTCGAGGCACTGTGTAAAGAACATGCCCGGTCTCCCATCGCTTTTGTCGGCGACGGCATCAACGATGCTCCGGTCATCAAACTTGCTGACATAGGCATTGCCATGGGTGCTGTCGGCAGTGACGCCGCCATTGAAGCCGCCGACATCGTATTGATGAATGATAATCCCATGAATATCGTCGAAGGCATGATGATAGCGCGCAAGACGTTAAGCATAGTAAAACAGAACATCGTATTCGCCATCGGCATCAAACTCCTGATGTTGCTGTTGGGAGCGTTGGGCGTTGTCAACATGTGGGCTGCCGTGTTTGCCGATGTAGGTGTTACCATACTTGCCATACTCAATGCGTTAAGGAGCATACGTGTCAGCAATGTGTTAAAACAATAA
- a CDS encoding DUF6769 family protein → MKRQVYIAIVALAAIMLLAVPFIPHHHHDKALCTVVEHCDSDNTDNDEHTGHNDDGTACIENGGLFISKSDAHNNTSYKIIPAFVCAICRMAIAELFPEKKIPCEWEGIAIYQSAELTRTNALRAPPHISDTSYKSMRCGMPFRIPYFPFFSYIIRSLRVRERET, encoded by the coding sequence ATGAAAAGACAAGTGTACATAGCGATAGTGGCGTTGGCGGCAATCATGTTGCTTGCCGTGCCATTCATTCCGCATCATCACCACGATAAAGCGCTATGTACGGTTGTGGAACACTGTGACAGCGACAACACGGATAATGACGAACATACAGGCCACAACGATGACGGCACGGCGTGCATAGAGAATGGCGGATTGTTCATATCCAAATCCGATGCACACAACAATACTTCCTATAAGATAATTCCGGCATTTGTCTGTGCGATATGCAGGATGGCAATTGCCGAACTGTTTCCGGAAAAGAAGATTCCATGCGAATGGGAAGGCATCGCCATCTACCAATCGGCGGAACTGACCCGGACCAATGCCCTGCGGGCACCTCCCCATATTTCTGACACCTCTTATAAATCCATGAGGTGCGGTATGCCTTTCCGCATACCCTATTTCCCTTTTTTTTCATACATCATCCGTTCCCTTCGTGTAAGGGAGCGTGAAACGTAA
- the rimO gene encoding 30S ribosomal protein S12 methylthiotransferase RimO, which yields MRKDKVDIITLGCSKNLVDSERLMRQLQLNGYTVTHDAKKINGEIVVVNTCAFIGDAQEESINLILELGEEKKRGSIGKLYVMGCLSERFLEELQQELPFVDRFYGKFNWKELLNDLGKAYLSEFSEDRVVTTPGHYAYLKIAEGCDRKCSYCSIPIITGRYRSRPMEEIVKEARLLTEKGISEFQLIAQDLTYYGQDLYHKAVLPELVERLSDVPGVEWLRLHYGYPSHFPHELLRVMRERENVCKYLDIALQHISNPVLKRMRRHITKEETYELIARIREEVPGIHLRTTLMVGYPGETDDDFEQLMQFARDMRFERMGAFAYSHEVGTHSYKNEQDNVPDEVKQQRLNALMDLQEAISAEVQEEKVGKTLRVMLDREEDYYIGRTEFDSPEVDPEVLVHKDADMELGKIYSVQIEAAEPFELYGRKVV from the coding sequence ATGAGAAAAGATAAGGTCGACATCATCACGCTCGGTTGCTCGAAAAATCTGGTCGATTCGGAGCGGTTGATGCGCCAACTTCAACTGAACGGATATACCGTCACCCACGACGCGAAGAAGATCAACGGCGAGATTGTCGTTGTCAACACGTGCGCATTCATTGGCGATGCACAAGAAGAATCTATCAACTTGATCCTCGAATTGGGCGAGGAGAAGAAACGCGGAAGCATCGGGAAGCTGTACGTGATGGGGTGCCTCTCGGAGCGTTTCTTAGAGGAACTCCAGCAGGAGCTTCCGTTTGTAGATCGTTTCTACGGGAAATTCAACTGGAAAGAATTGCTGAACGATTTAGGTAAGGCCTACCTGAGCGAATTTTCGGAAGATCGCGTTGTAACGACTCCCGGACATTACGCGTACCTAAAAATCGCTGAGGGGTGCGACCGTAAATGTTCCTACTGCTCGATACCGATCATTACGGGGCGTTACCGCTCGCGTCCGATGGAGGAGATTGTGAAGGAGGCCCGACTGTTGACCGAAAAAGGGATCAGCGAGTTTCAACTCATCGCGCAAGACCTGACCTACTACGGACAAGATCTTTACCACAAAGCCGTACTGCCCGAGTTAGTCGAGCGACTGTCGGACGTGCCGGGCGTGGAGTGGCTGAGGTTGCATTACGGCTATCCGTCGCATTTCCCACACGAATTGCTGCGCGTGATGCGCGAGCGCGAGAACGTCTGCAAATACCTCGACATCGCCCTCCAACACATCAGTAACCCTGTGCTGAAGCGCATGCGACGGCATATTACGAAAGAAGAGACTTACGAACTCATCGCCCGGATTCGGGAAGAAGTGCCCGGCATTCACCTGCGTACCACGCTGATGGTGGGCTATCCCGGAGAGACGGACGACGACTTCGAACAACTGATGCAGTTCGCACGAGACATGCGTTTCGAGCGAATGGGCGCCTTCGCCTACAGTCACGAGGTGGGGACGCATTCCTATAAAAATGAACAAGACAATGTGCCGGACGAAGTGAAGCAGCAGCGGCTGAACGCGCTGATGGATCTTCAGGAGGCCATTTCGGCCGAGGTGCAAGAGGAAAAGGTGGGCAAAACACTGCGCGTGATGCTGGACCGCGAGGAGGATTACTACATCGGGCGGACTGAGTTCGACTCGCCGGAAGTAGACCCCGAGGTGCTCGTGCACAAGGACGCCGACATGGAGCTCGGTAAAATTTACTCCGTACAGATTGAAGCCGCTGAACCGTTCGAACTATATGGCCGGAAGGTTGTTTAA
- a CDS encoding site-specific integrase, translated as MDDMKMKVLLYLKKSSRDRSGKAPIMGRITLGRSIAQFSCKLFCNPDLWNPRESRVDGKSREAVEVNGRLDNLLLAVQSSYQSLLAKGSPFDATDIKEHFQGCVQSRTMLLERFDGLIEDMEEHVGIDIKRESLVLYRQTRMRLQQFIRAKHNASDLTFSQLTEDFVKRFEQFATGEVGLKQSTCYNMVVLVKKVCKLAYREGAADTLLFDNVHVDKGDSRLPKALDREALDMLKALCFDGWEADLETARDVFLFACYTGAAYCDLMALNRGHLVCDDEGALWLKFNRQKTGVLCRVKLLPEALQLMNKLHDESRDTLLPHIHYITYQSHLKALRLRAGITLPFTTHTARHTFATLITLEQGVPIETVSKMLGHSTVRMTERYAKVTPQKLFEEFDRLIAFTEDLHLTI; from the coding sequence ATGGATGACATGAAAATGAAGGTGTTGCTCTACCTCAAAAAGAGCAGTCGCGACAGGTCGGGCAAGGCGCCGATCATGGGACGGATCACGCTGGGGCGTTCCATTGCACAGTTCAGTTGCAAGCTGTTCTGCAATCCCGATTTGTGGAACCCGCGCGAAAGTCGGGTGGACGGGAAGAGCCGTGAGGCGGTCGAAGTCAATGGACGATTGGACAACCTCCTTCTTGCCGTTCAGTCTTCCTATCAGTCCTTGCTTGCCAAGGGATCTCCATTTGACGCAACCGACATCAAGGAGCATTTCCAAGGCTGCGTGCAGAGTCGAACCATGCTTTTGGAGCGGTTTGACGGCCTGATCGAGGATATGGAGGAGCACGTCGGGATAGACATCAAAAGAGAGTCTTTGGTCTTGTATCGTCAGACAAGAATGAGGCTGCAACAGTTCATTCGGGCGAAGCATAACGCTTCGGACTTGACCTTTTCGCAGCTCACGGAAGACTTCGTCAAGCGGTTCGAGCAGTTCGCAACCGGAGAGGTAGGGCTAAAACAAAGCACCTGCTACAACATGGTCGTCCTTGTCAAAAAGGTCTGCAAGCTGGCGTATCGAGAAGGCGCGGCAGACACCTTGTTATTCGACAATGTGCATGTAGACAAGGGAGACAGTCGACTGCCCAAAGCGCTCGATAGGGAAGCGTTGGACATGTTAAAGGCGCTCTGTTTTGACGGCTGGGAGGCTGACTTGGAGACAGCGCGCGATGTGTTTCTTTTCGCCTGTTACACCGGCGCCGCCTATTGCGATCTAATGGCACTGAACCGTGGGCATCTTGTCTGCGACGACGAAGGCGCCCTTTGGCTGAAGTTCAACCGGCAGAAGACGGGTGTCCTCTGCCGTGTAAAGCTGTTGCCCGAGGCCCTTCAACTGATGAACAAATTGCATGATGAATCGAGGGATACGTTGCTTCCTCACATCCATTACATAACCTATCAATCGCATCTGAAAGCCCTCCGACTGCGGGCCGGTATCACGCTGCCCTTCACCACACACACCGCTCGACACACCTTCGCTACGCTCATCACCTTGGAACAGGGCGTGCCCATCGAGACCGTCAGCAAGATGCTTGGACATAGCACAGTGCGCATGACCGAGCGATATGCGAAGGTGACACCGCAGAAGTTATTCGAGGAGTTCGATCGCTTAATCGCCTTCACCGAAGATTTGCACCTAACCATTTAA
- a CDS encoding HU family DNA-binding protein produces MNEKITTDRIIELMMAQTGRDRTAVQTFVGELTALVNDSLIKDGSTRIKGIGKFRIVPVRERESVTPEGERIVIPAHHWLSYLPDKSLKDRINKPFAIFEAVEASESDAPIETPEDPEREYVDDEDTPADEAPLSTPSFISTPENEPTDSESEPTEPTPAPPAPTAETDDDEEDEGDDDVEPVTLIGSTWNNEKSQTMNSEIKKEIAEGWSEGRSVGSKPMTVGEMAAAHLKASQIITPEVTAEKVDTKVPEPVQKDEPKAPLATGRTDTPTSNAGRTNEQRPPRKKPVTVIPPIAPPPPVEPTPQPKKSEKRSSSNFPLYVVLSILLLLLLGGLFYHYFYYLPSSETRAMGRTDGDKVVTGDTFVMPGEEAKDKDAPEAGRGDKPQTSIADEQKLDPATAADKARRAAAEKEAKEKAKAEEEAKEKAKAEEEAKAKEDAKAKEKKEKPAAPKRKVVATVRLEPGQFLTKLAEKYYGNKVFWVYIYEFNKSKIADPNHIPTNMEIKIPAKELYGIDANNSASVEKAKAIQARLNARK; encoded by the coding sequence ATGAACGAGAAAATCACCACAGACCGCATCATTGAATTGATGATGGCCCAAACGGGTCGCGACCGCACAGCGGTGCAGACCTTCGTCGGAGAGTTGACCGCGCTGGTGAACGACAGTCTTATCAAAGACGGATCGACACGAATCAAGGGCATCGGCAAGTTTCGGATCGTGCCCGTCAGAGAACGCGAAAGTGTGACGCCAGAGGGTGAGCGCATCGTTATTCCGGCCCACCACTGGCTGTCGTACCTGCCCGATAAATCGCTGAAAGACCGCATCAATAAACCCTTTGCCATCTTCGAAGCTGTCGAGGCGAGCGAAAGCGATGCACCGATTGAGACGCCCGAAGACCCTGAGCGTGAGTATGTGGACGACGAAGACACGCCCGCGGACGAGGCTCCCCTCTCCACCCCTTCTTTCATCTCCACGCCGGAAAATGAACCGACCGACAGCGAGTCGGAACCGACGGAGCCCACACCTGCACCGCCCGCCCCAACAGCGGAGACTGACGACGACGAGGAGGACGAGGGGGACGACGACGTGGAGCCCGTCACCCTGATTGGAAGCACATGGAACAACGAAAAATCTCAAACGATGAACAGTGAGATCAAAAAGGAAATCGCCGAGGGCTGGTCGGAGGGGCGCTCGGTGGGCAGTAAACCCATGACAGTGGGCGAAATGGCTGCAGCACACCTCAAAGCATCGCAAATCATTACGCCCGAAGTGACCGCCGAAAAGGTTGACACGAAGGTGCCGGAACCCGTCCAGAAGGATGAGCCGAAAGCGCCTCTGGCAACGGGCCGAACCGATACACCGACATCAAACGCCGGACGCACAAACGAGCAGAGGCCACCGCGGAAAAAGCCCGTGACGGTGATCCCGCCTATCGCGCCGCCTCCGCCCGTGGAGCCTACTCCGCAGCCGAAAAAGAGCGAAAAGCGCTCCTCGTCAAACTTCCCGTTGTACGTCGTGCTCAGCATCCTGCTGCTGCTCCTCCTCGGCGGACTCTTCTACCACTACTTCTACTACCTCCCCTCATCCGAAACGCGCGCCATGGGTCGCACGGACGGTGACAAGGTGGTGACGGGCGATACGTTCGTCATGCCTGGCGAAGAGGCTAAGGACAAAGACGCCCCCGAGGCCGGTCGTGGCGACAAGCCGCAGACCTCCATAGCCGACGAACAGAAGCTCGATCCGGCTACAGCCGCCGACAAGGCGCGTCGGGCTGCTGCCGAGAAAGAGGCTAAGGAGAAGGCTAAAGCCGAAGAAGAGGCTAAGGAGAAGGCTAAGGCCGAAGAAGAGGCCAAAGCCAAAGAGGACGCTAAGGCCAAAGAGAAGAAAGAGAAACCGGCCGCACCCAAACGCAAAGTGGTGGCCACCGTTCGGTTAGAGCCAGGGCAATTCCTGACCAAGCTGGCCGAGAAATACTACGGTAACAAGGTCTTCTGGGTCTACATCTACGAATTCAACAAATCGAAAATCGCCGACCCGAATCATATCCCCACCAACATGGAGATCAAGATTCCGGCCAAGGAGCTCTACGGCATCGACGCCAACAACAGCGCCTCCGTAGAAAAGGCCAAGGCCATTCAGGCTCGCCTAAACGCTCGGAAGTAA
- the ftsY gene encoding signal recognition particle-docking protein FtsY: MGFFDFFSKEKKETLDKGLSKTKENVFSKITKAIVGKSKVDDAVLDELEEVLISSDVGVDTTLKIIERIEKRAAKDKYVSTAELTKILREEIATLLTENKTEDADDFRTPEGKRPYVIMVVGVNGVGKTTTIGKLAYQFKKHGYSVLLGAADTFRAAAVEQIVIWGERVGVPVVKQKMGSDPASVAFDTLNSAQATGADVVIIDTAGRLHNKINLMNELTKIKNVMKKVVPDAPHEVLLVLDGSTGQNAFEQAKQFTAATEVNALAITKLDGTAKGGVVISISDHFRIPVKYIGLGEGMEDLQVFNRKAFVDSLFGDDEKR; encoded by the coding sequence ATGGGATTTTTTGATTTCTTCAGCAAAGAGAAAAAGGAGACATTAGACAAAGGTCTATCGAAGACGAAAGAGAACGTCTTCTCTAAGATCACCAAAGCCATTGTGGGAAAAAGCAAGGTCGATGACGCCGTGCTGGATGAACTGGAGGAGGTCTTGATCTCTTCTGACGTGGGCGTGGATACGACCCTGAAGATTATTGAACGGATTGAGAAACGCGCCGCGAAAGACAAATATGTCTCGACCGCAGAACTGACTAAGATCTTACGTGAAGAAATCGCCACCCTACTTACGGAAAATAAGACCGAGGACGCGGATGACTTCCGTACACCAGAGGGAAAAAGACCTTACGTGATCATGGTGGTTGGTGTCAATGGAGTAGGTAAAACGACGACTATCGGTAAGTTGGCCTATCAATTCAAGAAGCATGGCTATTCTGTATTGTTAGGAGCAGCCGATACGTTTCGCGCGGCGGCTGTAGAGCAGATCGTTATTTGGGGCGAACGTGTGGGTGTGCCGGTAGTCAAGCAAAAGATGGGTTCCGATCCAGCTTCAGTGGCATTCGATACGCTCAATTCGGCACAAGCGACTGGAGCGGATGTGGTGATCATTGATACAGCAGGACGTCTGCATAACAAAATCAACCTGATGAATGAGCTGACGAAAATCAAGAACGTAATGAAGAAGGTCGTTCCGGACGCTCCGCACGAGGTGCTGCTCGTGCTCGACGGATCGACGGGACAGAACGCTTTTGAGCAAGCTAAGCAGTTTACCGCCGCAACGGAAGTCAATGCACTGGCCATTACGAAGCTCGACGGGACAGCCAAAGGCGGTGTAGTCATCAGTATTTCCGACCATTTCCGGATCCCAGTCAAGTACATTGGCTTGGGCGAAGGCATGGAGGACTTGCAGGTATTCAATAGAAAAGCATTCGTGGATTCGCTGTTCGGGGACGATGAGAAAAGATAA
- a CDS encoding site-specific integrase: MRSTFKILFYINRQKTKTDGKTAIFCRVTINGRSTAITTGEECLPAEWNSRQGTAGEKKINQRLVAFRELVEKTYAEMLTKDGMVSAELLKNRLQGVAATPTTLLAMSEAELQSVKACVGKSKTESTYQNLTYSDKLLREFVKENGGRDIPLAGITEDLFENFRFFLKKRGLATSTMNKHLCRLSRLMYRAVDLKVIRCHPFEDVAYEKEERKIRFLQKSDVAKLMALRINDREAEQARQMFLFSCFTGLAIADMERLKFSHILTAADGRRYIRKERQKTKVESVVPLHPIAEEILSRRREDQTVKGKGDALVFPCGCGRSVMNSKLSTVGLACGVRQRLSFHMARHTFGTLSLSAGIPIESIAKMMGHASISSTQIYAQVTDKKISEDMDKLIRKQQAASE, encoded by the coding sequence ATGAGAAGTACATTCAAGATCCTGTTCTACATCAACAGACAGAAGACGAAGACCGACGGCAAGACAGCCATCTTTTGCCGCGTCACCATCAATGGTAGGAGCACAGCTATTACCACAGGTGAGGAATGTCTGCCGGCCGAATGGAACAGCAGACAGGGGACAGCCGGCGAAAAGAAAATCAACCAACGCCTCGTAGCGTTCAGGGAGCTTGTGGAAAAGACCTACGCGGAAATGCTTACGAAGGACGGCATGGTCAGTGCAGAACTCCTCAAGAATCGTTTGCAGGGTGTTGCGGCCACTCCAACCACCCTTTTGGCCATGAGCGAGGCGGAACTGCAATCCGTGAAGGCATGCGTAGGCAAGTCAAAGACAGAAAGTACTTACCAAAACCTTACTTATTCGGACAAGTTGCTTCGAGAGTTCGTGAAGGAAAACGGAGGGCGGGACATTCCTCTTGCAGGCATTACGGAAGACCTATTTGAGAACTTCCGCTTCTTTCTCAAAAAGCGTGGACTGGCGACATCGACCATGAACAAGCACCTCTGCCGATTGAGTCGGTTGATGTATCGTGCGGTAGACTTGAAAGTCATCCGCTGCCATCCTTTTGAGGATGTTGCCTATGAAAAGGAGGAACGGAAGATTCGCTTCTTGCAAAAGAGCGATGTAGCCAAACTCATGGCGCTGAGAATAAACGACAGGGAAGCAGAACAGGCCCGACAGATGTTTCTCTTCTCCTGCTTCACCGGACTGGCCATTGCGGATATGGAGCGCCTGAAATTCTCGCATATCCTGACCGCGGCCGACGGCCGGAGGTATATCCGAAAGGAACGACAGAAGACGAAAGTGGAATCTGTCGTGCCGTTACATCCGATCGCGGAGGAGATCCTTAGCAGACGCCGAGAGGATCAGACGGTGAAAGGAAAAGGCGACGCCCTTGTCTTCCCATGCGGTTGCGGCCGCAGTGTGATGAATAGCAAACTGAGTACTGTGGGACTGGCGTGTGGCGTCAGGCAACGACTGTCTTTCCATATGGCGCGCCACACGTTCGGAACCCTGTCACTCAGTGCAGGCATCCCGATAGAGAGCATCGCTAAGATGATGGGGCACGCGTCCATATCCAGCACGCAGATCTATGCGCAGGTGACGGACAAAAAGATCTCGGAAGACATGGACAAGCTGATCCGAAAGCAACAAGCGGCGTCAGAGTGA